TCGCGGGGCAGACCTTCGTGTTCACCGGAGAGCTGGAGACCATGACCCGCGAGGAGGCCGAGGAGAAGGTGAAGGCTTTGGGCGGCAAGGCCTCGGGCTCGGTCTCGGCCAAGACCGCTTACGTCGTGGCCGGCGCCGACGCCGGCTCCAAGCTGCGCAAGGCCAAGGGATTGGGCGTCAGAGTCCTTTCCGAGAAAGATTTTCTCGAGCTCATCTAGGGCAGGGACCGCGCGGGACGGAAGCCCAGGTGGCCGAGCCGGTAGTCCATGGCGCTGCCGAAGCGATGCGCGGCGCGCAAGAGCGCGGCGTCGTTGAACCAGGAGCCTCCCCGCACGACCCGATAGGTGCCCGGCGGGTCTTCCCAGGCGCTGCCGTCCACGGGCGCGCCCAGGGCCACCGTCTCGATATGGACCTTGCGGCGCAGGATATCCTGGCCCTCGCCCACGAAGACCGAGTTGTACGAATCGTGATACCAGTCCTGCAGCCACTGCCACATGTTGCCGGCCATGTCGCAGAGCCCCTGCTCCGTGTTGCCCGCGGGCCGCGAGCACACGGGCGCGCTCGTGTCCTTCCCGCAGCCGCGCACGCTCAGCTCCTTGAAGACCGCCCGCGCGCAGGTCGGCTCCTCGTCGCCCCACGGGTACTTCTGCGCCTTGCCCCGGCTGCGGGCCGCGTACTCCCACTCCGCCTCCGTGGGCAGCCGCCCGCCCACCCAGGCGGAGAAATCGCGCGCCTGTTGCCAGTTCACGCACGGCACCGGATAATCCCCGCCCGGCGCGACGCAGGAGGGCTTGGCGCAGGCCCCGGCCTCCACGCACTTCTGGTACTGCTTATAGGTCACCAAGGTCTTGGCCATCTGGAAGGTCGGGACCGTCACTTCATGACTGGGCTTCTCGTCCGGCCCGCCGTCGTCCGAGCCCATCACGAAGCGCCCGCCGTGGATCGTGACCCACTTGATGCCGACATCCACGGGCGGCTTAGGCGCCGGAGCGGGCTTGCCCTCCTTGCCCCAGCACGGCCCGGCGAGGATAACCGAGAGAACGACCGCTAGCGGGCTGCGCATGATGTCTGTCATCGTAGCTGGCAAACGCTATGATACCAAAACGCCGGCGGGATGAAGACCCCGCAAACGAGCCCTCTTGCAGCTGATTGGTGGGATTGTCCCACTTGACATTTATCCCACCATGGGGCATACTATGATCATGGCCAAAAAGACCAAGTATTCCGACGTCGTCCGGGAAGGCGACTTCCAGGACTACGGCGCGGTCAAGGCGGACGCCAAGCACCGCGTCGTCATCAAAGGCCCCGTCCACGACCTCTACCGCGTCTACCGCAACGAAGCGGGCCAGATACTCCTCGACCCCCAAGTGCTGATCCCCGCCCGGGAAGCCTGGCTGTTCAAGGACAAGAAGGCTCTGGCCTCGGTGCGCCGGGGCCTGAGGCAGTTGGGAGAGGGCAAGTTCATCAAGATGCCGAGCCTCGCCAGCCACGCCGAAGACGACATCGATTAGCGATGAACTTCGAGCTGGTCTACCTGCCCGATTCAGCCGAGCAACGCCGCGAACTCGCGGCTTCCCCCGCCCACGGCAAGGTCTGGAAGGCGGTCTGTAAGACCCTCGCCCTGCTCGAAACCAACCTCAGACACCCCAGCCTGAACACTCATAAATTCCTGGGCCTCCGCGGCCCCAACGGCCAGGAAGTCTTCGAAGCCTACGCCCAGCAGGCCACGCCCGGCGCCTACCGCGTGTTCTGGTGCTACGGCCCCGGCAAAGGCCAGATCACCATCATCGCCATAACGCCCCATCCCTAAACGGTTTTGTATCATTTGGTGATGCCCACGAGATCCTTCAGGACCGCATGGCTCGGTCTCGCCTTCCTGCTGCTCGGCGCTTTCCCCGCGCGGGCTCAAGAGCCCTCCTGCACCCGCTGCATCGTCGTCTACGGCGACACGCGCAGCGACCACGAGGCGCATCGCCGCGTGGTCTCACAGCTCATGAAGTTCAAGCCCGCCGTGGTCTTCCACACCGGCGACATGGTCAGCCGCGGCTCCTCCGCGAAGGACTGGAGATACTTCAACGAGATCTCCTCCGGCCTGCGCGCTTCGGCCGAGTTCTTCCCCGTGCACGGCAACCACGAAGACCACGCTCCCCTCTACTACCAGAACTTCAACTTGGAGCCCGACCGGATCTGGTACTCCCTCGACCGCTCCGGCGTGCACTTCGTGGTCCTCGACAGCGAATCGCCGCTCTGGGAGGGCTCCTCCCAGGGCAAATGGCTGGAAGACGA
The DNA window shown above is from Elusimicrobiota bacterium and carries:
- a CDS encoding metallophosphoesterase; protein product: MPTRSFRTAWLGLAFLLLGAFPARAQEPSCTRCIVVYGDTRSDHEAHRRVVSQLMKFKPAVVFHTGDMVSRGSSAKDWRYFNEISSGLRASAEFFPVHGNHEDHAPLYYQNFNLEPDRIWYSLDRSGVHFVVLDSESPLWEGSSQGKWLEDDLSLAAARFTVVLLHRPVYGTGQHAVHDTKILAPILAPLFKKYGVGAVFSGHDHIYERSEVGGIAYIVTGGGGAPLYTKRSGASPYSKVFIPKHNFVTLSVKPEGLFCEVFDDNGAPLDSFTVQPRAPRK
- a CDS encoding formylglycine-generating enzyme family protein, coding for MRSPLAVVLSVILAGPCWGKEGKPAPAPKPPVDVGIKWVTIHGGRFVMGSDDGGPDEKPSHEVTVPTFQMAKTLVTYKQYQKCVEAGACAKPSCVAPGGDYPVPCVNWQQARDFSAWVGGRLPTEAEWEYAARSRGKAQKYPWGDEEPTCARAVFKELSVRGCGKDTSAPVCSRPAGNTEQGLCDMAGNMWQWLQDWYHDSYNSVFVGEGQDILRRKVHIETVALGAPVDGSAWEDPPGTYRVVRGGSWFNDAALLRAAHRFGSAMDYRLGHLGFRPARSLP